A single region of the Hyphomonas adhaerens MHS-3 genome encodes:
- a CDS encoding acetoacetate--CoA ligase, giving the protein MAKSQTGTSVAIRQRPASLTSMPPDWGECLWTPSRSRIRNSNLLRFLTWLKGERGLDFSGYDELWNWSVSDLEGFWSAIWDHFGVEAEKRYDQVISDRQMPGAVWFEGARLNFSQNVLRHERHMPDEAAIIAVSEDVPTREVSWSELGDSVRTLATALRNLGIQPGDRIISYLPNTVEAIVALLATTAVGGIFASASPEFGAKTVIDRFGQLDPKLIFVAPSYRFNGADRDKSESIGAVVNAIPSLEHVVYVSSGHQLGSSFPGTESHSWDSLMESGRALSSGPFEFEQVGHDHPLWILFSSGTTGLPKAIVQSHVGILLEHLKAQHFTAELTHGSRIFFYTTTSWMVWNSLVCTLLTGCSIVIYDGSPVYPDASALWQITESTGATVLGCSPGLVQKMAAVQMTPAANFDLAKLEMIVLGGAPSTPETFSWLYENVKKDLWVTSQTGGTDLCSTIAGGISLAPVYAGEIQGAALGIHVDCLSPSGQSLRNETGELVIRSPSPSMPLGFWKDQDDARYRESYFSTYPGVWQQGDLCLINDRGGLYVFGRSDATLNRHGVRIGTAEIYRTLDSISEIEDGLVVCVSDETILFVQMPAGKALTNELGDEIRKRLKLENSPRHVPDKIVQAPAIPYTLTGKRLEVPVRRLLEGSPIEQVADPQMLRDAAALEWFETFSAVAV; this is encoded by the coding sequence ATGGCGAAGTCGCAGACTGGAACATCTGTTGCCATCAGGCAGAGACCGGCATCTCTCACGTCAATGCCCCCCGACTGGGGCGAATGCCTGTGGACCCCCTCCCGATCCAGGATCCGGAATTCAAACCTTCTACGCTTCCTGACCTGGCTCAAGGGCGAACGAGGCCTCGATTTTTCGGGCTATGACGAACTCTGGAACTGGTCGGTTTCCGATCTAGAGGGTTTTTGGTCAGCCATTTGGGACCACTTCGGTGTGGAAGCTGAAAAGCGCTACGATCAGGTCATCTCGGACCGTCAGATGCCTGGGGCCGTATGGTTTGAAGGGGCCCGCCTGAACTTTAGCCAGAATGTCCTCAGACATGAACGGCACATGCCTGACGAAGCCGCGATCATTGCCGTCTCCGAAGACGTGCCGACGCGAGAGGTGTCGTGGTCCGAGCTTGGCGACTCCGTGCGTACCCTTGCAACAGCACTGCGTAATCTTGGCATTCAACCAGGGGACCGCATCATCTCTTACCTGCCCAATACAGTCGAAGCGATTGTCGCCCTGCTCGCAACTACGGCAGTCGGCGGAATATTCGCTTCTGCGTCTCCCGAATTCGGCGCCAAGACCGTTATCGACCGGTTCGGACAGCTCGATCCGAAATTGATATTCGTCGCACCTTCCTACCGCTTCAATGGAGCCGACAGGGACAAGAGCGAGAGCATCGGCGCGGTCGTCAACGCAATACCGAGCCTTGAACATGTCGTTTACGTGTCATCGGGACACCAACTCGGCTCTTCATTCCCCGGCACTGAATCACATAGCTGGGACTCCCTGATGGAGTCAGGCCGCGCCTTGTCCAGCGGCCCCTTCGAATTCGAACAGGTTGGTCATGATCACCCGCTCTGGATCCTGTTTTCCTCGGGGACAACCGGTTTGCCAAAGGCAATCGTCCAAAGTCATGTCGGCATTCTGCTCGAGCACCTGAAGGCTCAGCACTTTACCGCCGAACTGACACACGGCTCGAGAATCTTCTTCTATACAACAACCAGTTGGATGGTGTGGAACTCACTTGTCTGCACCCTGCTGACCGGCTGCAGCATCGTGATCTATGATGGAAGCCCGGTCTATCCGGATGCAAGCGCTCTATGGCAAATCACGGAAAGTACAGGAGCAACTGTGCTCGGCTGTAGCCCCGGCCTCGTGCAGAAGATGGCTGCGGTCCAAATGACGCCAGCGGCCAATTTCGACCTCGCAAAGCTGGAAATGATCGTACTTGGCGGTGCGCCCTCCACCCCGGAAACTTTCAGCTGGCTCTATGAAAATGTGAAGAAAGATCTTTGGGTGACATCACAGACCGGAGGTACTGATCTTTGCAGCACGATCGCCGGGGGCATTTCCCTGGCACCTGTGTATGCCGGGGAAATCCAGGGCGCGGCGCTCGGTATTCATGTCGATTGCCTTTCCCCTAGCGGTCAGAGCCTTCGAAACGAGACCGGCGAACTCGTCATCCGCTCACCATCTCCCTCCATGCCTCTTGGCTTCTGGAAGGACCAGGACGACGCCCGCTATCGAGAAAGCTATTTTAGCACCTACCCGGGGGTCTGGCAGCAGGGTGATCTCTGCCTCATCAATGACCGCGGCGGCCTTTACGTGTTTGGACGCTCCGATGCTACGTTGAATCGGCATGGCGTCCGTATAGGGACGGCTGAGATATACAGGACACTCGATTCGATCAGCGAGATTGAAGATGGACTTGTCGTATGCGTCTCTGACGAGACCATCCTGTTCGTTCAGATGCCTGCAGGAAAAGCACTCACGAACGAACTTGGCGATGAAATTCGCAAGCGATTGAAGTTGGAAAACAGTCCACGACACGTGCCTGACAAAATCGTCCAAGCCCCGGCAATTCCCTACACGCTCACCGGAAAACGGTTGGAGGTCCCGGTCCGGCGTCTGCTCGAGGGCTCACCGATCGAACAGGTTGCAGACCCACAGATGCTAAGAGACGCGGCCGCGTTGGAATGGTTCGAGACGTTTTCGGCCGTCGCCGTTTGA
- a CDS encoding alpha/beta hydrolase, with product MKTNHTLAYTAHGPSSEKAKANLILLHGMGHTDAIAFHDLAAAIPNDVRTFALRGPIPFGQTSGTGYAWFEITPVASGPPQPNLEQERTSRASIGEFIDSCGTDLPLILMGFGQGAVLAAHLYLEHPEKMQLCVLGAARVMPHIRDQYPIGPAHRDVPLIWTHGKDDPILPFSAAQATAESLRQDSLEVTWLPHDGGHEWPDAANGVVSRRIRQMMGVGE from the coding sequence ATGAAGACAAATCACACGCTCGCCTACACCGCCCACGGCCCGTCATCTGAAAAAGCCAAGGCCAATCTCATCCTGCTCCACGGGATGGGACACACGGATGCAATCGCCTTTCATGATCTGGCGGCTGCAATTCCGAATGATGTCCGCACCTTTGCGCTTCGGGGGCCTATCCCTTTTGGACAAACGTCCGGAACCGGATATGCTTGGTTTGAAATTACACCGGTGGCCTCCGGCCCACCGCAGCCAAATCTCGAGCAGGAACGGACCAGCCGGGCATCCATCGGGGAATTCATTGATTCCTGCGGGACTGACCTCCCCCTGATCCTTATGGGATTTGGGCAGGGAGCCGTCCTTGCAGCCCACCTTTACCTGGAACACCCCGAAAAGATGCAATTGTGTGTGCTGGGGGCAGCCAGGGTCATGCCACACATACGCGATCAATATCCGATCGGACCGGCCCATCGCGACGTTCCGCTCATCTGGACGCACGGCAAAGACGATCCGATACTGCCATTTAGCGCAGCGCAGGCGACCGCCGAAAGCCTCCGGCAGGACAGTTTGGAAGTGACCTGGCTACCACATGACGGAGGCCACGAATGGCCAGACGCCGCCAACGGCGTGGTCTCCAGACGGATACGACAGATGATGGGCGTCGGCGAATAA
- a CDS encoding acyl-CoA dehydrogenase family protein translates to MIDFELTDEQQAIRDMLREFSANEIAPRARSQDEAGQIDSELMSAIWKLEIIQSQSEGGGRSPFLAAIVLEELAAGDASVATAVASTMAYSLAIVDYGTEEQKRRLTEVLKAPEFQASAIAVMEPSFACPAERMKTEAVDEGRRTYLRGTKSMVPLASGCRDFLVLARYKGQEAAFIVPRETRGVTVREPCQTVGLRALQLSEVVFDNVEIDPGMQLGGVDGCDTQKIRDGARTAQSCIMTGLSVAVMNHVVPYVKERVVHGAPLAQKQSVAFRVADMRIDTEAMRWMNWRSAWEIETGQSATRLAALACAFAGEKTMKIADEGLQMFGGHGFVCEHPLEMWYRNARAISVLEGVAGL, encoded by the coding sequence ATGATTGATTTCGAGCTGACAGATGAGCAGCAGGCGATACGCGACATGCTCCGTGAGTTCAGTGCGAATGAGATCGCGCCGCGCGCGCGCTCGCAGGACGAGGCCGGCCAGATCGATTCCGAGCTGATGAGCGCGATCTGGAAACTGGAGATCATCCAAAGCCAAAGTGAAGGGGGCGGGCGGTCGCCATTTCTGGCTGCAATCGTGCTGGAAGAGCTTGCGGCTGGAGATGCCAGCGTCGCGACTGCAGTTGCTTCGACGATGGCTTACAGCTTGGCCATTGTCGATTATGGTACGGAAGAACAAAAGCGCCGCCTGACAGAGGTTCTCAAGGCTCCGGAGTTCCAGGCGTCGGCCATTGCGGTGATGGAGCCCTCGTTCGCGTGCCCCGCAGAGAGGATGAAGACAGAGGCTGTTGACGAGGGGCGGCGGACTTATCTTCGCGGTACGAAGTCGATGGTGCCGCTGGCGTCGGGGTGTCGCGACTTTCTGGTTCTGGCGCGTTATAAGGGGCAGGAGGCTGCCTTTATTGTGCCGCGCGAAACGCGGGGCGTCACTGTCCGCGAGCCATGCCAAACGGTCGGGCTGCGCGCACTTCAGCTTTCTGAAGTTGTCTTCGACAATGTCGAAATTGATCCAGGCATGCAGCTGGGTGGGGTCGATGGCTGTGACACGCAGAAGATCAGGGACGGTGCTCGCACGGCGCAATCCTGCATCATGACAGGGCTCAGCGTCGCTGTGATGAACCACGTGGTGCCGTATGTGAAGGAGCGTGTGGTGCACGGCGCTCCTCTTGCCCAGAAACAGTCTGTGGCATTCAGAGTCGCGGATATGCGGATTGATACTGAAGCAATGCGCTGGATGAACTGGCGGTCTGCCTGGGAAATCGAGACGGGGCAGAGTGCGACCCGGCTGGCCGCTCTCGCTTGTGCATTTGCGGGGGAAAAAACGATGAAGATTGCAGACGAGGGCCTGCAGATGTTCGGCGGACATGGCTTCGTTTGCGAGCATCCGCTTGAGATGTGGTACCGCAACGCACGCGCAATATCCGTGCTTGAAGGTGTCGCCGGCCTTTGA
- a CDS encoding TonB-dependent receptor, which translates to MKKFNRISISKSAASIIVLGFLATEFVAVAQEVEGGTEASTDAVEQTDPATDEQAKQLGVVYVTARKREEREIDVPVAISALPSVEIDQRGLTNLSEISTAIPELRIAENTIGYGGNLTMRGISSSTNTASVDQAVTVNIDGVPVSYAGVVKLGQFDLGQVEVLKGPQALFFGKNATGGIVSLTSAAPTEELDYRMRGEYEAEAAQYAGEAYISGPLSEGVRGRLAVRYSDSEGWLKNVVPDPSVKPGAIPPKNDKGPGIEEFLAKGSLVIEPSSAFTIKLNGGYSDTESTGNYMLSQRIYCPYGQAQGPFAYAGQDCKLNDITTQGDMPGSWASLDPRFPSDGVAYTKTKQQILVADVNYQVTDDISLNSITGFYNVNLDASDHVSNGAVPFVGFATSIEKTTYSQEFRLSNAASNRFTWMLGLFLQDDEYLEDQSTIIGVLRPKADFRITGDTLSPFVQLGFDLTEKLSLTGGVRYTEETKQQQIGTGQFEGLYPKEISFQNWSPEVTLSYALTPDANIYAAYKEAYKSGGFQTEHVAIPGALNAGTALDNSFKEENAEGFEVGAKAYLFDQTLRVSAAAYHFEYTDLQLSSFDSAIVANIIRNVGAATTEGVEMDFQYRPAALEGFSLNGAIAYNDATYDNYSPACYNGQTAALGCDIATDTSDLAGHHLPRAPEWSATLSGVYEGSLSAALDYRLNAGLQYSGEYEGNSDAIPNSEEDGYVSLDAGFAIMDKDKVWELAFIGRNLSDEYWVSSSYQVPVTGSDTTLSDIAATINRGRQLMVRLTYHPQ; encoded by the coding sequence ATGAAAAAGTTCAATAGAATATCCATAAGCAAGTCAGCGGCTTCGATTATCGTTCTTGGGTTTCTGGCGACCGAGTTTGTTGCTGTCGCTCAGGAAGTGGAAGGCGGTACCGAAGCGAGCACGGATGCCGTAGAGCAGACCGATCCGGCCACGGATGAGCAGGCAAAACAGCTCGGCGTCGTCTACGTCACGGCGCGTAAGCGCGAGGAACGCGAGATCGATGTTCCAGTCGCCATTTCTGCGCTCCCGTCAGTCGAAATTGATCAGCGCGGACTTACAAATCTCTCCGAAATTTCGACCGCAATTCCCGAGCTGCGCATTGCCGAGAATACGATCGGATATGGCGGTAACCTGACCATGCGGGGCATCTCCAGCTCCACCAATACTGCATCGGTGGATCAGGCCGTCACGGTCAATATTGATGGGGTTCCGGTTTCTTATGCTGGCGTTGTCAAGCTCGGACAATTCGATCTCGGACAAGTCGAGGTGCTCAAAGGTCCGCAGGCCCTTTTCTTTGGTAAGAATGCAACGGGCGGTATCGTGTCGCTGACGTCGGCAGCGCCAACCGAGGAACTCGACTACAGGATGCGGGGGGAATATGAGGCCGAAGCAGCTCAATATGCCGGCGAAGCCTACATTTCCGGTCCTTTGTCTGAAGGCGTGCGCGGACGTCTGGCCGTTCGGTATTCCGACAGCGAGGGATGGCTGAAAAATGTCGTTCCAGATCCTTCCGTCAAGCCTGGTGCTATTCCTCCAAAGAACGACAAGGGGCCCGGGATAGAGGAGTTTCTTGCCAAGGGTAGCCTGGTCATTGAGCCGAGCTCTGCATTTACGATCAAGCTCAATGGCGGCTACAGCGATACCGAAAGCACTGGCAACTATATGCTGTCGCAGCGCATCTATTGCCCCTACGGGCAGGCGCAAGGGCCTTTTGCTTATGCAGGTCAGGACTGTAAGCTCAATGACATTACGACTCAGGGGGACATGCCCGGAAGTTGGGCGAGCCTCGACCCCCGCTTCCCTTCGGATGGGGTTGCGTACACGAAGACGAAGCAGCAGATTCTCGTCGCGGATGTGAACTATCAAGTCACAGATGATATCTCGTTGAATTCCATTACCGGCTTCTATAACGTGAACTTGGATGCTTCGGACCACGTCTCCAACGGCGCGGTACCGTTTGTCGGATTTGCGACCAGCATTGAAAAGACAACCTACTCACAGGAATTCAGGTTGTCGAACGCCGCATCCAACCGGTTCACCTGGATGCTGGGCCTGTTTCTTCAGGACGACGAGTATCTTGAGGACCAGTCGACAATCATTGGTGTGCTGCGACCCAAAGCGGATTTCCGCATCACGGGCGATACCCTGTCACCATTTGTGCAGCTTGGGTTTGATCTGACGGAAAAGCTCAGTCTGACGGGCGGTGTTCGCTATACTGAAGAAACCAAGCAGCAACAGATTGGTACCGGCCAGTTCGAAGGCTTGTATCCGAAGGAAATCAGCTTCCAGAACTGGTCGCCTGAAGTCACGCTGTCCTACGCTTTGACACCCGATGCCAACATATATGCGGCGTACAAGGAAGCCTACAAGTCAGGTGGTTTCCAGACAGAGCACGTCGCCATTCCCGGCGCGCTCAACGCTGGAACGGCGCTGGACAACTCGTTCAAGGAAGAGAACGCCGAAGGTTTCGAGGTTGGTGCCAAGGCATATCTCTTTGACCAGACTCTGCGGGTTTCTGCAGCAGCCTACCACTTCGAGTACACCGATCTGCAGCTCAGCAGCTTTGATTCTGCCATTGTTGCGAACATCATCCGAAATGTGGGCGCTGCGACGACGGAAGGTGTGGAAATGGACTTCCAGTACCGCCCGGCTGCTCTTGAGGGATTCTCGCTCAACGGAGCTATCGCCTATAACGATGCGACATACGACAACTATAGTCCCGCCTGTTACAATGGGCAAACGGCTGCGCTCGGCTGTGACATTGCAACAGACACCTCCGACCTTGCAGGACACCACCTCCCGAGGGCGCCGGAATGGAGCGCGACGCTTTCCGGTGTCTACGAAGGCTCCCTGAGTGCCGCTCTGGACTATCGTCTGAATGCGGGCCTTCAGTATAGCGGAGAATATGAAGGCAACTCGGATGCTATTCCGAACTCCGAGGAAGACGGTTACGTTTCGCTCGATGCCGGCTTTGCGATTATGGACAAGGATAAGGTCTGGGAACTTGCCTTTATAGGTCGTAACCTCTCGGATGAGTACTGGGTCAGCAGCTCCTACCAGGTGCCCGTAACCGGAAGCGACACAACGCTTTCCGACATCGCGGCAACGATCAATCGCGGACGGCAGCTCATGGTGCGCCTGACCTATCATCCGCAATAG
- a CDS encoding acyl-CoA synthetase, protein MLLHVHNHSRTTPNKPAYKMVPDGETVTFSELESRSNQCAHLLRACGLKRGDVIAILLENHPRYFEIALGAERSGIYFTGISTHLSAKEAGYIVGDSDARVLFASMKTLPAAREIVAENPDLTVFIVDGTNAHFRDYLAERAEQSTSPIPDGSMGAPMLYSSGTTGRPKGVKFELPEIPIDAMDSLTELAVTRFGFNSQMVYLSPAPLYHAAPLRWSLSVMKLGGTVIVMDKFDAEYALQLIEQERVTHSQWVPTHFIRMLKLPEGDRSRYDLSSHELAFHAAAPCPVPVKEQMISWWGPMIHEYYAGTEFNGMTIITPEEWLQHKGSVGQAKFGTAHILSDDGKELPARKEGMIFFEGGNRFSYHKDAEKTASSYNSRGWSTLGDIGWLDEDGYLYLTDRKSFMIISGGVNIYPQEIEDVIVTHPEVADVAVIGAPDPDLGERLVAVIQPLDMSDAGERLSQDIQEHVLSHLGRLKLPRQIDYMAELPRLPTGKLYKRVLRDAYWKEEKIA, encoded by the coding sequence ATGCTTCTTCACGTTCACAATCATTCCCGCACCACACCGAACAAGCCAGCCTATAAGATGGTCCCGGACGGCGAAACGGTCACGTTCTCTGAGCTGGAGAGTCGGTCCAATCAATGCGCACATCTGTTGAGAGCGTGCGGCCTCAAGCGCGGCGACGTGATTGCCATTCTGCTGGAAAACCATCCGCGCTATTTCGAGATCGCCCTCGGCGCAGAGCGCTCTGGCATATACTTCACCGGCATCTCCACTCACCTCTCGGCCAAAGAGGCCGGCTACATCGTAGGAGACTCGGATGCGAGAGTTCTCTTCGCTTCGATGAAGACACTCCCGGCGGCTCGGGAAATTGTGGCAGAAAACCCGGACCTGACCGTCTTCATCGTCGACGGAACAAACGCGCACTTCCGTGACTATCTCGCTGAACGCGCTGAGCAATCGACCTCTCCAATTCCGGATGGCAGCATGGGAGCCCCCATGCTGTACTCCTCCGGTACGACCGGGCGACCTAAAGGTGTGAAATTCGAGCTGCCGGAGATCCCGATCGATGCAATGGACTCGCTGACCGAGCTTGCCGTGACACGCTTTGGCTTCAACTCACAAATGGTCTACCTGTCTCCCGCACCACTCTATCATGCCGCCCCGCTTCGCTGGAGTTTGAGCGTCATGAAGCTCGGCGGCACCGTGATCGTGATGGACAAATTTGACGCCGAATACGCACTGCAGCTGATTGAACAGGAGAGGGTCACCCATTCGCAATGGGTTCCGACACACTTCATTCGTATGCTGAAACTTCCGGAAGGAGACCGTTCCCGCTATGACCTGTCGTCGCACGAACTCGCCTTCCATGCCGCCGCCCCCTGCCCCGTCCCTGTAAAGGAACAAATGATTAGCTGGTGGGGGCCGATGATCCACGAGTACTATGCTGGAACTGAATTCAATGGGATGACGATTATCACTCCCGAGGAATGGCTGCAGCACAAGGGTTCAGTCGGCCAGGCCAAATTCGGAACAGCGCACATTCTGTCGGACGACGGCAAGGAGTTGCCTGCACGAAAGGAAGGCATGATCTTTTTCGAAGGAGGCAACAGATTCAGCTACCACAAGGATGCCGAAAAAACCGCAAGCTCATACAATAGCCGAGGTTGGAGCACGCTCGGCGATATCGGCTGGCTTGATGAGGACGGCTATCTCTATCTCACAGACCGCAAAAGCTTCATGATCATTTCCGGAGGGGTGAATATTTATCCGCAGGAGATCGAGGACGTTATCGTGACCCACCCCGAGGTCGCGGACGTTGCAGTCATCGGCGCGCCTGATCCCGATCTTGGTGAGCGGCTTGTCGCCGTCATCCAGCCCCTCGACATGTCAGATGCCGGAGAGCGTCTGTCCCAGGACATTCAGGAGCATGTTCTATCCCATCTCGGCCGGCTCAAGCTCCCCCGGCAGATCGACTATATGGCAGAATTGCCAAGGTTGCCGACCGGAAAACTTTACAAGAGAGTGCTGCGAGACGCGTACTGGAAGGAAGAAAAGATCGCCTAG
- a CDS encoding acyl-CoA dehydrogenase family protein, producing MVDFSLTETDQKLVDLVREENDLGRPYARELDRTVEIEPSRLRGIHPSIAGRENPYELLERVHEETSGLVIAEALMFMASANDVELRDVGGHEAFGSMVLRNFGSSAQKQEYGHLNLAIGITEPDAGSDPAAMRSMAKYDPETDEYVLNGEKIFISFFNKFDGAVTLARVAGEDGARPEFGTFVLVKGTPGLMESPQMRKLGVRKHELSGFVMQDVRIPASARLDADFGKTLSNFNHNRPIVAAVALASCRSLLDFTRTQLEEAGIEIDYVANLAGRSAIVDRFLRLEASWEAAWGTVMRAKWLEHKQGMYSNGYRTEASIAKALGAKVAREITQGCLEILGPESLSEAYLAEKWFRDVRIADIYEGAGEIQRILIAREIFGFKRELS from the coding sequence ATGGTTGATTTCAGTCTGACCGAGACAGACCAAAAACTTGTGGACCTCGTAAGAGAGGAGAACGATCTTGGTCGTCCGTATGCCCGGGAGCTGGACAGAACCGTCGAAATCGAGCCTTCCCGGCTACGCGGGATCCATCCATCGATCGCGGGGCGGGAGAACCCTTACGAGCTGCTTGAGCGCGTTCATGAAGAAACCAGTGGCCTGGTTATCGCAGAGGCGCTCATGTTCATGGCCAGTGCCAATGATGTGGAGCTACGCGACGTCGGAGGCCATGAGGCCTTTGGGTCCATGGTGCTGCGCAATTTCGGAAGCAGCGCCCAGAAGCAGGAATATGGGCATCTGAATCTCGCAATCGGTATAACGGAGCCCGATGCAGGGTCCGACCCCGCTGCGATGCGCTCCATGGCAAAGTATGATCCGGAAACGGATGAATACGTGTTGAATGGCGAGAAGATCTTTATCTCGTTCTTCAACAAGTTTGATGGTGCAGTAACCCTCGCGAGGGTGGCGGGAGAGGACGGCGCGCGTCCCGAATTCGGAACGTTCGTGCTGGTGAAGGGCACGCCAGGACTGATGGAATCGCCGCAAATGCGCAAGCTGGGCGTGAGAAAACACGAGTTGTCCGGATTTGTTATGCAGGATGTGCGCATTCCTGCTTCAGCGCGTCTGGATGCCGATTTCGGTAAGACGCTGAGCAATTTCAATCATAATCGGCCGATTGTCGCTGCCGTTGCCCTCGCTTCGTGCCGGTCGCTTCTGGATTTCACTCGAACTCAGCTGGAGGAGGCGGGCATCGAGATCGACTATGTGGCGAACCTGGCGGGGCGGAGCGCTATCGTGGATCGTTTCCTGCGCCTCGAGGCGTCATGGGAAGCTGCATGGGGAACAGTCATGCGCGCCAAGTGGCTCGAGCACAAGCAGGGCATGTACTCAAACGGCTACCGCACCGAGGCATCCATCGCCAAGGCATTGGGGGCCAAAGTTGCGCGGGAGATCACGCAAGGCTGCCTGGAGATCCTTGGGCCGGAGTCCCTGTCCGAGGCATATCTTGCTGAGAAATGGTTCCGGGATGTTCGTATTGCGGACATCTACGAAGGGGCCGGAGAGATCCAGAGAATCCTGATCGCGCGTGAGATATTTGGTTTTAAAAGAGAGTTGAGCTGA
- a CDS encoding SDR family NAD(P)-dependent oxidoreductase — MNDWSGDMRLAGKVALITGVSPNIGGGIAEELWQAGARIVAVDANAGNANDCANYINANGGEAIALVCDVTDEAQVRQSVDQAVERFGGIDILVNNAAFFNQKGVVDMSYKEWQDQTGVILDGAFLFTKYVSLAMIEAGRQGSIINIISTAGHQGQPGNVAYSTSKMGLINFTNSVAMELAEWNIRVNSLTPTATDPSESVDRARRWGRKVAEDPRVAELMTQFASRIPLQKLPKPSDYGKAAVFLASADASMITGTDIRVDAGAVSKYWAWDPASGRS; from the coding sequence ATGAACGACTGGAGTGGCGATATGAGGCTGGCAGGCAAGGTTGCATTGATTACCGGCGTTAGCCCGAACATTGGGGGCGGAATTGCCGAAGAGTTGTGGCAGGCCGGCGCACGGATCGTGGCGGTAGATGCCAATGCGGGCAATGCGAACGATTGCGCGAACTACATCAATGCCAATGGTGGTGAAGCGATCGCACTCGTCTGCGATGTGACGGATGAGGCGCAGGTCAGGCAATCTGTCGACCAGGCGGTCGAGCGGTTCGGTGGAATAGACATACTGGTCAACAATGCGGCCTTCTTCAATCAGAAGGGCGTTGTCGATATGAGTTACAAGGAGTGGCAGGATCAGACCGGAGTGATTCTGGATGGAGCATTCCTGTTCACGAAGTATGTTTCTTTGGCCATGATTGAAGCTGGTCGACAGGGGAGCATCATTAACATTATTTCTACTGCGGGGCACCAGGGGCAGCCGGGCAATGTTGCCTACTCCACCTCAAAAATGGGGCTTATCAATTTTACGAATTCGGTGGCCATGGAGCTTGCGGAGTGGAACATCCGTGTCAACTCACTCACGCCGACCGCAACTGATCCCAGTGAGTCGGTGGACCGTGCACGTCGCTGGGGGCGCAAGGTGGCCGAAGACCCGCGTGTCGCGGAATTGATGACCCAATTTGCGAGCCGCATCCCACTACAGAAATTGCCCAAGCCCAGCGACTATGGCAAAGCCGCCGTTTTCCTGGCCTCGGCGGATGCGTCGATGATTACAGGCACCGACATTCGGGTGGATGCGGGGGCCGTCTCAAAATACTGGGCATGGGATCCTGCGTCGGGGCGCAGTTGA
- a CDS encoding zinc-binding dehydrogenase → MKAAVLEKRGADGLKFMTVPDPQRKLGEAVMRVHASSLNRVDAYMRDNGQGITHELPIILGVDGAGEIVECDSDSAFKPGQRVMLFSYDFCQKCRYCLAGEQPLCLRAKIAGEHRDGCFAEYVSMPEHCFVPLPDEISYDAAGVLPAAYNTAYRMLFGKRALLPGESVLVVGAGGGVSVACIQLASHIGARVLVTTSSEAKLEKARSIGADGGVNYRTEAVSRRILELTGGEGVDMVIDSVGEASWGESLRSLRRGGRIISCGATTGGNPPVELQRMFIRQLELYGSTGGNFDEARRLLSLIAECGIEPVIDSQFGLSDISKAYDRLEAPDRFGKVSLVI, encoded by the coding sequence ATGAAAGCAGCAGTACTGGAGAAACGTGGGGCTGATGGGCTTAAATTCATGACGGTTCCGGACCCGCAGCGAAAGCTAGGCGAAGCCGTGATGAGAGTTCATGCAAGCTCGCTCAATCGCGTCGATGCCTATATGCGAGACAATGGCCAGGGGATCACCCACGAGCTGCCAATCATTCTTGGCGTCGACGGGGCCGGCGAAATTGTTGAATGTGATAGCGACAGCGCATTTAAGCCCGGTCAGAGGGTGATGCTGTTCTCATATGATTTTTGTCAGAAATGCCGTTACTGCTTGGCTGGAGAGCAGCCGCTTTGCCTGCGCGCAAAAATTGCGGGTGAGCATCGAGACGGGTGCTTCGCTGAATATGTTTCAATGCCGGAGCACTGTTTCGTGCCTCTCCCAGATGAGATCAGTTATGACGCGGCCGGGGTCCTGCCAGCGGCTTATAACACCGCCTACCGGATGCTCTTCGGGAAGCGGGCGCTTTTGCCGGGAGAGAGTGTGCTGGTCGTAGGTGCCGGTGGTGGGGTGTCGGTGGCCTGTATACAGTTGGCTTCGCACATCGGAGCGCGCGTGCTCGTGACGACGTCAAGCGAAGCGAAACTTGAGAAAGCCCGGTCTATCGGGGCGGATGGTGGCGTAAACTACAGGACCGAGGCTGTGAGCCGGCGCATTCTGGAGCTCACCGGTGGAGAAGGTGTCGACATGGTGATCGACAGCGTGGGGGAAGCGAGCTGGGGCGAGTCGTTGAGGTCATTGCGCCGTGGCGGGCGCATTATCAGTTGCGGCGCGACGACCGGTGGAAATCCGCCTGTCGAGTTGCAACGCATGTTCATTCGCCAGCTTGAGCTCTACGGATCGACGGGTGGCAATTTCGATGAAGCCCGTCGCCTGCTGTCGTTGATTGCGGAATGTGGGATTGAGCCGGTCATAGACAGTCAATTTGGCTTGAGCGACATATCGAAGGCTTATGACCGGCTGGAGGCGCCTGATCGTTTCGGTAAGGTTTCGCTGGTGATATAG